GGATCCGGAGCAGCGCTCGCCACACCGTCACCTGAAAGGAGGTTCCCCGAAGCGCCAAGGGAAGATCGAACTCCCGCCGCACGCCGGCGAAGTACTCGCCCAGCTGCCGCGCGGCCTCGGCGAACGGCCGGTCGTCCCGCGGCCCGAACGCGGTCTGCGGAGGCCGATACAGCGCGTCGCCGATGTACAAGCCCGCCAACCCGCCGTCCTGGGCCAGCAAGGTCAACGGCCCCTCCGGGCTGTCGATGACGGTGTGCACCACTGTCATGCCGACGCCGCCGGGATCCGGTTGATCGGGTGGTCCCCAGTCGCCCACAGGTGCTGCACGGCGTAGGCGCGCCACGGCCGCCACCGACCCGCGTGCGCGATCAGAGCGGCGGGGCTGGTCGGCAGGCCGAGTTGCTCGGAGGCGATCTTCACCCCCAGATCGGTCGCGACGAAAGCGTCCGGGTCGCCGAGCGCGCGCATCGCGATCGATTCCACCGTCCACGGCCCGAACCCGGGCAGCGCGGCCAGTTGCGCCCGGGCCTCGACCCAATCGCCGCCGACCGTCAGATCGACCTGGCCCGCGACCAGAGCGGCGACCAGGCCCAGCAGGGTCGAGCGGCGGGTCTTCGGCATGGCCAGCGTTTCCGGATCCAGCTGCGCCAACGCTTCCGGCGACGGGAAGAGGTGGGTCAGCCCGCCTTCGCGGTCCTCGATCGGCGTGCCGTGCGCGAGCACGAGCCGAGCGGCGTGAGTGCGGGCGGCGGCGGTCGAGACCTGCTGGCCGAGGACCGCTCGTACCGCGAACTCGGCGGCGTCGGTCGTGCGCGGGACCCGGCGGCCAGGGGCGGCGGCGACGAGCGGCGCGAGGGTCGGGTCGGCGGCGAGCTGTTCGTCGACCGCGACGGGGTCGGCGTCCAGGTCCAGCAGCCACCGGCAGCGACTGATCGCGGCGGACAGGTCGCGCAGGTCGGCGAGGCTCAGCCGGCAGGCGACGTGATCCGGTTCAGGACGCAGCGCCACGACGCCGTGGCCGTGCGGCAGCCGCAGGGTGCGCCGGTAGGCGCCGTCCCGCCATTCCTCGACGCCTGGCACCGCGGTCGCGATCAGGTGGCCGAACAGGTTGTCCGGACATAACGGCTGCCGGAACGGGAGCCGCAGCGTCAGCACGCCGGGCGAGCTGGTCCGTTTGCCGCCGCGGACGCGCGACCGGAGTTCGCTCGGCGTCAGCGCGAAGACCGCGCGCACGGTCTCGTTGAACGTCCGGATGCTCGAAAACCCTGCCGCATGAGCGATGTCGCTCATCGCCATCGTCGTGGTTTCGATCAGCAGCCGCGCTGTTTCGGCCCGCTGCGCCCGGGCGAGCGCGAGCGGCCCGGCACCCAGCTCCGCCTGCACCTGACGCTCCACCTGCCGCACGCTGTACCCGAGCCGCGCGGCCAGCCCCTGCACGCCCTCCCGATCGACCACTCCGTCGCCGATCAGCCGCATCGCTCGTGCCACGACGTCGGCGCGTTCGTTCCACAGCGGCGAACCCGGCGACGCGTCCGGCCGGCATCGTTTGCACGCCCGGAAACCGGCCGCCTGCGCGGCGGCCGCGCTCGGGTAGAAGCGCATGTTCTCGACCTTGGGCGGCACCACCGGACAGCTGGGCCGGCAGTAGATCCGCGTGGTCAGCACCGCGGTGAAGAACCACCCGTCGAACCGGTCGTCTTTCGATTGCACCGCGCGCACGCAGCGTTCGGTTTCTTGGTACACGCCGACCAGTCTGCCGCGCCGAGCCGGCCAAACCTCGCGAAAAAACGACATCACCCTGACGAGGCGGCCAGCGTTCGCACGGCCGCGCGAGTGTCGGCTACCGCCCTAGCGCCCGAGGCCCCGCGCTTGCGGCAGCTGATCGCGGTGGACGGCACGACTAGCACGAACGCCAGCCCGAAACCGGCGAACACGGCTATCAGCGCAGGACCGCTCCACCAGGTCATCGTTCCGCCACCCCGGGGTGGGCGGCCCGGCTAGCCGCCGGCAGTAATCTGAGCACGCGGAAGGAGGCGGCAGTGGACGACGACATCGAAGACAACGCCGACACCGGCCTGCTCGACCCCGAAGACACCCTCGAGGACGGTGATCCGTACGACGAGGGCTACTCGCCGCCGGAACGTCCGCTCGCGACTCGAGACTGGGGCACCACCGCGGCCGAGGAAGCCGCGGGCGAAAGCTGGGCGGGCAGGCTGTCCCGCGAACTCCCCGACGTAGCGGCCGGCGGCGGCGACGGTCTCGGCGACACGGACGACACGGACGGCGAACTGCTCGACAACGAAGTCGGCGACTCGCGCGCTGGCCGTCTAGTGGCCACGAACGAGGGCTTCGGCCCGGACACCGACGCCGAACTGCACGCGACCGACATCGGCATCGACGGCGGCGCGGCCTCCGCGGAGGAAGCCGCCATGCACCTGGTCGACCCGCGGGACTCGTGAGCGCGCCCGGCCCGGCGGTCAGTCCGCTGGTTCGCCGATCCAGATCGACGCGGGAAGAACATACGGCCGCAACAGCTTGACCAGCTCGGGGTCGCCTTCGCCGTGCAGAGTCTGCTCGGTGAGCCTGCGCGCGACGCCAGCCAGGAAGTCGGCGACCTGCACCCTCGGCTCCGACCGCGAGTCCACGAACCGCAGCGGCGGCACCGGTTCGAGCAGGTGCGCGAGCCGGGCCGGGGTCAGCGACGGCTGCTCGTCGTGAATGACGTTTTCCGGACGCCAGAACGCGATCGTGTCGGCGAGGGCGGGCATCAGCGGGTCGAGCGGCGGGACCAGGGCAGGGTCGGCGAGCAACTGGTCCCGCAAGCCGGTGAGAGGTCCACGGGCGTGCGTCAGGTCGCCCAGGACGTCGGTCTGCGCGAAGAACTCGTCGGGGGTGGTCACCGGAAGCCGGCGGTTCGACGTGTGCAGCAGCCCGGTGAAAGAACGGAGGAAGTCCGCCCAACGTCGTGCACCGTGCCGCGCGGGACCGTCGCGGTGCAGCGTACGGGCGCGCTCATCCGGGCGGCGGCGGAGGCACTCCGGATACGGGGTGAGGTCGACCAGCAGGTCGACTACCTTCCCCGCGAGGAAAAGTGCTTTGTCGACAAGCAGCACACTGGCCGCGTCCGCGAGCGGTTCGGTGAGCAGCCATTCCAGCGCGTCGCGATGTTTTGCGCGCAACAGATGGTTGGCCTTGTACTCGCGCGCCGGCGAACCGATGAGCTCCCGCAGCCGCGCGACGCATGCCGCGGCTTCCTCCGGTTCGAGCCGGACAGCGGCGTGCGCGAACACCGCGGTATTCGCGCCGATCAGATTGACGCCTTCCGCGCCGGACTCGTCGCACGCGATCGTCGGCGGCCGCACAGCTCCCGATCCTGCCAGAGCCGCCGGGCCGGAGGGAACCGTTTTCCGGGGGCTGGGGGCGATCGCGCGATGCCGGGACGGCGCGGACAGCTCCGTAGCGCTGCCCGAGCTGGCCGCCGCCGCGGCTTGAGTCCTTTGTGGAGACCGCGAGCCCCGCCGCCGGGAGCGCGGCCCAGCGTCCGCCTCGCGGCCGGGGAACGCCGATGACACCCGGAACCGCCGGGAGTGCGGTGTGCGCCGCGCTCCCGGCGGCTCCAGGACGGTCGGGCGGCCGGGACGGTGATCCCAGTGCACGGCACCGGCGTGCGCCGACCTGGTGAACAAGCCTTCCGGCCGGATCGTTTTCGAACTTAGCCCAGGTCCGGGGCTTGCCAGCGGCCTGTTCCCCTATCGTGTCGGCGGAACCACGCCTCTGGGCGGGTCCCGAAGGGCGAGCCGGATGCGGTTGAGTGAGAGCGGGTGCGGGACAACGCGCCCGATCGGGAGGATGATCCGGGGATGGCCGGGTTCAGGGCTCGTCACCGGCGGGCGGTTGCGGACGAAGCGCTGGTTCGCGCGCTGTTCGAGGAGCATGGGCGCGCGATGCTCGCGTACGCCACCCGGCTGCTCAGCGACCGGGCGGCCGCGGAGGACGTAGTGCAGGAGGCGCTCGTCCGCGCGTGGCGCAGTCCGGACAGCCTCGTCAATGGGCGCGGGTCGGTGCGCGGATGGCTGCTGACCGTCGTCCGCAACCTGGTGATCGACCGGGCCCGGGCGAAGGAAGCGCGGCCGCGGGAGGTGGCCGAGTCGGCGTCCGGCGGGCCGGTCGAGGCGGACCACGCCGATCAGGTCGTGGACTCGATGGTCGTGCTGGCCGCCCTGGACGGGCTTTCGGCCGAGCATCGCGAGGTGCTGGAGCAGATGTACCTGCACGGCTGCAGCGTCGCCGAGGCGGCCGAGCGGCTCGGAATTCCCCCGGGAACGGTCAAATCGCGCTCGTACTACGGCTTGCGGGCGTTGCGGGAACAGTTCCGGCGAGCGGAAGGAGTGGCCGGATGAACACTGCCGACGAGCACGTCGACCTGGCGGGATACCTGTCCGGTCAGCTCGCGTCGGGCGAACGGCGCGACATCGAGGCACACCTGGCCGAGTGCGAACGGTGCCGGGCGGAGGCGGCCTCGCTGCGGGAGGTGCAGAGCTTCCTCGGCGAGCTGCCGCCGGAAGCGCTGCTGGAAGGTCCGCCGGTCGGCGCGGACGGAGTCGTGCAGCGGACGGTGGACCGGATCCGCGCGGAGTCCCACGCCCAGTTCGACCGCGGCCGGATGCTCGCGCTCGCCGCGGCGGCGGTAGTGGTGCTCGCGGCGCTCGGGATCGGAGTGCTGGTGGGGCGCAGCACTTCTGGGACCGCGGTCGCGGTGCCGCCCTCGCCGGTCATGTCCAGTCCGGCTCCTGTCCCCGGCTCGAAGGTCCTCACCGGCGCGGACGCGAGCGGACGGACCCGGCTGATCGCCAGCATCGTGCCCGCGGCCGGCTGGGTGCGGGTGAACGCTTCCGTCTCCGGGATCCCGGCGGGGGAGAAGTGCCTGCTGGTGGTCCTCGGGAAGAAGGGCGAACGCCAGGTCGCGGGCGGCTGGCTGGTCTCCGAGCAAGCCGCGAAGGACGGCGCGAGCCTGTACGGCTCGGCGGTGGTGGACCCGGCGGAGGTGTCGGCGATCGTCATCGAGAACACGGCTGGACACCGGTTCGTCGAGGCGGATTCGTGAGCGGGAGGGGCGGCCGGACCCGGCTCGGTCGGCCGCCGTCTCCGCGGGCAGTGGTTGACCGCCGTCCCCGCGGACAGCGGTCGTACGGCAGTGTCCGCAGGCGTCAAATGTGCAGCGCTTGCGGACTTCGGCCGTGCCCGCCGTGCATTCCAGCTGGGTCGCCGAATCCGGCTGAGTCTTTCAGCTGAACCGGCGGTCGAGCCATCCCCGGGCCGGTTTCCACGGTTCATCGGCCGGATCGATGAGCCGGAAGTGGTCCACGCCGGGCAGTTCCAGGTACTCCACTTCGTCCCCGGCCGCCACTGCCGCGGCCACGTAGTCTCGGCTGTGCGGTGCCGGGACCCGGACGTCCGCATCGCCCTGCACCACGAGCTGCGGGCACCCGATCGGCAGTTGCCGGATCGGGGACGCCGCCGGGTCGTCGCCGGTCAGGAACAGGCCGGCGGCGCCCTCTCCCAGGTTTTCCGCGCGGGCGCGGGGCACGTCGGTGATGGGGGCCAGTGCCACGACGCCGGACAGCCCGAGGCGTTTTCCGGCCAGCAGGGCCAGATGCCCGCCGGCGGAGTGTCCGATCGCGACGGTCGGCAGCGAGGGCGACGGGGCGACGGCGGCGATCGCGGCCAGCACGTCGTCCAAGGTCTGCGGCCAGCCGCCGGTGTCGCCGTCGATTCGGCGGTATTCCAGGTTCGCCACAGACCAGCCGGCGGAAACCAGATCGGCTGCCATCGGGTCGAGCTGGTGCAGGTCGTGCCGCGCTCGCCACCATCCGCCGTGCAGCAAGACGGCGGTGCCGCGCCCGCCGGGGGCGCCGTGGAGTTCGACGAACTGGCTGGGCTCGCTGCCATAGCGGAGGGTTTCCATACCGGCCATTAGATCACCCTCGCGCCAACCGTTCGTGCGCTCTCGCCAGCCGTTCGTGCGCTGCCCGATACGCCTCGTACTGGCTGGTCAGGTCAGTATTCGGGGGAAAATCCGCTCCGCGGCGACCTCCGCTGGTCCGGCCAGCTGATCGCCGGGGCGAGCGGCACGAGCGCGGCGTTGACCAGCAGATGGGTGTCGACCCGGCGGACGATTCCGGCCGCGCGCACCGCGCCGGCGGGCAGTCCGGAAAGGACGGTTCGCAGCGCGGTTTCCATTGCCTGCCACCAGTCTTCCGGGTCCTGTTCGGCCCAGCCGGGATGCGGCAGGCTGATCGGGCAGGGCTCGGAATGCGCCCAGAGTTCCTGGTCGTCCAGTGCGAACGCGGCGACTTTCACCGCGGTCGTCCCGACGTCGATGCCGAGCAGTGCTGCGTCGTCCAGGCCACCGGGGTACCAGGAATTCGCTACCTTCGAAGCATGACCGCTGCCGAGAACTATCTGCGCGACTACCACGATCGCAAACCGGACGCGATGTCCGTGCTGATCGAGTCCGGCCGGGTGACCGGAGACGGGCGGACGAGTTACCAGGTGCTCGCGGACCGGGTCGCGCCCGCCCGCAACGTGCTCGACCTCGGCTGCGGGGACGGTGCCCTGCTTGCCGTTTTCGCGCGCAACGGCGCGGAAAAGCTGGCCGGCATGGACCTCTCCGAGGGACAGCTGGCGCTGGCCCGGAAGCGCCCGGAGCTGGCGGGTGCGGATCTTCGGCACGGACGTGCGCAGGAACTGCCGTTCGCCGACGCCGCGTTCGAGGCCGTCGTGTCGCACATGGCCTTCATGCTCATGGACGACCCCGAGACGGTCGCCGCGGAGGTGGCCCGGGTGCTGGTGCCGCGCGGGACGTTCGCCATCGTCGTCGGCGGACCCGATTCGACCGGTGCCACCCGGGTGTTCCTGGAGCTGGCCCGGCCGTTGTTCCGCGAAGTGCCGGAGGAACGCCGGGCGACCTACACGAAGGAGCGGCGCACCTCGGAGCGATCGGGCATCGACGAGGTGCTCGCACCGGCCGGATTCGCGCCGGTTTCCTGGGAGCCGTACGAGATCGACCTGACCGCGTCGCCGGAGACGGTGTGGACGTTGTGCTGCGAATCGTTCTACTCGACCGACACCCTCGACGAGGACCAGCGGACCCGGTTGCGCTCGGCGTTCTTGGCCGAGACCGAGCGGCTGCGCACCGCGGACGGCCGGTTGCCGGCGGGACTCTCCGTGAACCTGGCGAAAACCCGTCTGCTGACCTGACGGTTCGCGCTACCGTCGCGGCATGATGACGCCCGCCGAAGAGTTCTTGCGCGATTTCCACGACCGGAACCCGGCAGCCGCGTCCGAACTGGCCGAGCGCGGCACCGTCGACGGGCGCACGGTGTACGAGGTGTTCGCCGACCAGGTGGGCCGGGCTCGGCAGGTGCTCGACCTCGGCTGCGGTGACGGCGCGCTGCTCTCGGTTCTCGCTGGTCGCGGTGCGGAGAAGCTGGCGGGCATCGACCTGTCCGGCAAACAGGTCGAGGCAGCGCGCGGCCGGACCGGCCTCGCCGAGGCAGACCTGCGCCCCGGTCGCGCGCAAGAACTGCCCTTCGAAGACGACAGCTATGACGCGGTCGTGTCATTCATGGCGCTGATGCTGATGTCCGACATCGAACAGGTCATCGCGGAGACCGTACGGGTGCTCCGGCCGCGAGGGGTGTTCGCGATCGGCGTGGGCGGCGGCGGGACGGGCGCGCTCGAGGTGTTCCCGAAGGTCGCGCGGCCGCTGTTCGCGGTGGTGGCGGAGACGCGCCAGGTGCCTGCCTCGGGCGACCCGCGCAGCCGCACCCGGGAAGGGCTCGACGGGCTGCTCGGCCCGGCCGGGTTCGCGCCGGTCGAGTGGCACGAGATGACGGTGGACCTGTCCGGTCCGCCGGACGAGGTGTGGCAGACCTGCCAGGACACCTACTACCAGGTCGAGGCGCTGGACGAGAACCAGCTGAAAGGCCTGCAGACGGCGTTCAAGGTGGCGACCCGGCCGCTGGTCGCGGACGACGGGACGCTCGCCGCGGGCGCCCGGATCAACGTCGCGACGACGCGGCTGGCCGAGGCCTGAGCCGAGCCGTCCGGCCGCGGGCCGGACTAGGTCGCGGCAGCGGCCTGTTCGCCAGCTGACCGCCGGCTCTTCGCCCCGGACCGGCAGGCGTGAAAAATCCAGCCGAGAATCATCAGGAAGTCGACGATCCCGAAGGCGAGGCCGGCGCCGAAGCCGACTTCGTCCGGTCGGTGCAGGTCGACTGCCTTCCGGGGGTCCGCGACGACTTCGACGGTGCTGCCTGGCTTGTCGTGGTTGACGGCAACCGGTCCGCGTTGCCCGTCCGGAGTGATCACGACCAGCGCGTTCTTCGTGTACTTGCTCGGCGGCGTGAACTGCACCGCCGTCCAGTGGCCGCTGTAGCCGGTCGCGGTCGCCTGCACCGGTACGCCGCGCGTTTCCAGGACATAGCCGCTGACCAAGGAATACCCGGTCAGGAAAATCATCACGAGATGCAGGGCGGCGATGAAGATGTTCGGCACGATGAACCAGCCGCTGCGGCCCAGAATGGCGGGCAGCACGACGTTCTGCGGGCGACCGGCGTTAGGGCAGGACCCGGCACAGCGCGGCGAGCGCGCCGGACCACGCGCTCGCGGACGGGGTGCTGAACCCGATCACCAGTGCGTCCCGGTCGGCCGGCGCGTCGGGATGCCGGAACGCGCCGATCCCGTAAACCGCGAGCCCCTGCCACGCGGACCCCTGCCACGCGGACCCCTGCACCACGGCGTCTTCCTCGCCGGCCGGAACGTCCACCAGCACCTGCAGTCCGGCGGACAGCCCAGTCACCCGGGTGTGCGGCGCGTGCTCGGCCAGCGCCGCGACGAGTTGGTCCCGGCGGCGCCGGTAGGTCAGCCGCATCGCGCGGATGTGCCGGTCGTAGCTGCCCGAGGCGATGAACGCGGCCATCGTGAGCTGGTCGACCACGCCGAGGTGCAGATCGCGCTCGCCCTTCGCCTCGGCGGCGAGGCGGGCGATCCGCGGCGGCAGGACCAGCCAGCCCAGCCGCAGGCCCGGGGCGAGTGCTTTGCTCGTGGTGCCAAGGTAAACGACGTGCTCGGGGTCGAGCCCCTGCACTGCGCCGACCGGGCTGCGGTCGTAGCGGAACTCGCCGTCGTAATCGTCTTCCAACACCAGGCCGCCGGTGCGGCGTGCCCAGTCCACGACCGCGGCGCGGCGGTCCGGGTGCAGCGCGACGCCGGTGGGGAACTGGTGCGACGGGGTCAGCAGAACCGCGCCGGCGTCGGGCAAGTCGTCCAGGTGGCCGACCACCGCGCCGTCCGCGTCGACCGGCAGCCGCGGCGTGTCGAGACCGGCTTTGACGAGATGCTGGCGGTGGACTGGCAGCCCGTAGGACTCCACCGCGATCTCCGCGACTCCGCGCTGTTTCAGCACTTGCGCGATGGTCATCAAGCCGTGCGACGCGCCAGTGCAGATCATGATCTGGTCCGGGTGCGCGCGGACGCCGCGGGTGCGCGCGAGATACCCGGCGACCGCTTCGCGCAGTTCAGGACGGCCGAACGGACCGCCGTAGCCAAACGCCTCGTCCGGGGCGTCGGTCAGCGCGCGGCGGGCGGCCTTAAGCCAGTCCGCGCGCGGAAACGCGGACAGGTCCGGCTGTCCGGGACGCAGGTCGTGGTCGATGCGGCGGCGGTGCCGCGGCTTCGGCGGCGTCGGCGCCGCGACGGTCTCCGTGCGCGGGGCGACTCGGGTTGCCGAGCCTTGACGTGCGGTGAGCCAGCCTTCGGCGACAAGTTCCGCGTACGCTTGCGCCACAGTGTTGCGTGCGATGCCAAGGTCCGCGCCAAGAGTCCGGCTGGACGGCAGCTTCGCTCCTGGCGCGAGCCGGCCGGTGCGGATCGCCTCGCGCAGCGCCTCCATGAGGCCGTCGCGCAACCGTGGCCCGCGCAGGTCGAGGTGAAGGTCTTCGCTCAGCGAATTGGCCCACTCTTCGCGCACGGAAATGGACCATAGCAGGGTGCCAATCGTCCGTAGGGTCGATGCCATGACCAGTACCGAAGAACGCCTTCCCGTCCACCAGCCCCGGCTCAAGCTGGCCGAGCTGGCCCCGGAGGCGTACAAGGCGATGATCCGGCTCGACGCGGCGACCCGGCGCGGGGTGGAACCGGTGCTGCTGCACCTCGTCAAGATCCGGGCGTCGCAGATCAACCACTGTGCGTTCTGCATCGACATGCACACGAAGGACGCGCTCGCCGCGGGAGAGACGGTCGAGCGGATCGTGCAGCTCTCGGCATGGGAGGAGTCGAAGCACTTCTACACGGCCAAGGAAACCGCCGCACTGGAGCTGACCGAGGCGATCACCGTGCTCACCGACGGCTTCGTCCCGGACGAGGTCTACGACCGGGTCGCGCCGCAGTTCGACGAGGTCGAGCTGGCGCACCTGATCGCGGCGATCACCACGATCAACGCGTGGAACCGGTTCGCGGTCAGCACGCGGATGGTGGCCGGGGAGTACCAGCCTGGGGACCATTGAGCCACCTGATCTGGACCGCGAGGGGAGACGGACCGGACGAAGACGGTCAGGCTGGCAACGCTGCCGCCTGACCGTCCGCTGTCACAGGTTTCGCAGCAGCCGCACCGGATTCTCGATGCAGTCGGCGACGAAGCGGAGGAATCCGCCCGCTGTGGCGCCGTCGCACACCCGGTGGTCGAACGCCAGGGTCAGCTCGGTGATCTTGCGCGCGGCGGCCTGGCCGTCCACGATCCACGGCCGGTCGATGATCCGGCCGACGCCCAGGATCGCCACCTCCGGGTAGTTGATGATCGCGGCGGAACCGTCCACTCCGAACACGCCGTAGTTGTTCACGGTGAAGGTGCCGCCGGTCAAGTCGGCGGGTGCGAGCCGTCCGCCGCGCGCCTGCTCGGTGCGTTCGGCGAGCGCGGCCGAGAGATCTTCCAGGGTGTGTTCGTGCGCGTTCTGGACTACCGGGACGACCAGGCCGCGGTCGGTCTGCGCGGCGAATCCCAAGTGGACCGAGGACGGAATGACGATCTCGTCGCCGTCCAAGTGGGCGTTCAACTCGGGGAACCGGCGCAGGCCGGCGACCGCGAACCGGCCGAGGAGCGCGAGCAGGCTGATCTTCGGGCGGTGCGGATCGGCATTGAGCGCGTGCCGCAGTTCCAGCAAACCGGTCGCGTCGACATCCACCCAGACCGTTGCCTCCGGGATCTCCCGGCGGGACCGGCTGAGCTTGTCCGCGACGGTTTTGCGCAGGCCCCGCAACGGGATCCGCTGCTCGTCCGGCGAACTGGCCGAAGGGGCGACGGTCGCGGCGATCGCGCGTTCCACGTCGGCGCGGCTCACGATTCCGCCGGTTCCGGTCCCGGTGAGCGCACGCAGGTCCACTCCGGACTCGCGGGCGAGGCGGCGCACGAGCGGCGAGACGACCCGGATCCGGTCCGAAACCGACGGCGGCGGCGAGACAGGCGCCTTGCTGCCTCGTGGCCGCCGGGTCCGCCGGGTGTGGGCCTTGCCGGTGCCGTATCCGATGAGGACGTTCCCGCTGCCTTCCGGCGTGACCACGCCGGGTTCGACGAAGTCCGCGGCATCGTCCACCGTGATCAGCGGGCTGCCGACGGACAGCACCTCGCCCGCCGCCCCGTGCAGCGTCGAGACCCGGCCCGCGAACGGAACCGGCACCTCGACGCTCGCCTTGGCGGTTTCGACCTCCACCACGGTCTGGTCGATCGTGACGGTGTCGCCGACCCGGACGTGCCATGCGACGATCTCCGCCTCGGTCAGTCCTTCGCCGAGGTCGGGCAGCTTGAAGACGGCCATCACTTCTCCCCGTCGAGCGGAGCCGAGTCGTCCCACTGGAGGCGTTCGATCGCGTCCAGGATCCGGTCGA
This sequence is a window from Amycolatopsis benzoatilytica AK 16/65. Protein-coding genes within it:
- a CDS encoding dihydrolipoamide acetyltransferase family protein; this translates as MAVFKLPDLGEGLTEAEIVAWHVRVGDTVTIDQTVVEVETAKASVEVPVPFAGRVSTLHGAAGEVLSVGSPLITVDDAADFVEPGVVTPEGSGNVLIGYGTGKAHTRRTRRPRGSKAPVSPPPSVSDRIRVVSPLVRRLARESGVDLRALTGTGTGGIVSRADVERAIAATVAPSASSPDEQRIPLRGLRKTVADKLSRSRREIPEATVWVDVDATGLLELRHALNADPHRPKISLLALLGRFAVAGLRRFPELNAHLDGDEIVIPSSVHLGFAAQTDRGLVVPVVQNAHEHTLEDLSAALAERTEQARGGRLAPADLTGGTFTVNNYGVFGVDGSAAIINYPEVAILGVGRIIDRPWIVDGQAAARKITELTLAFDHRVCDGATAGGFLRFVADCIENPVRLLRNL